AAGGAGCACGCCACGCTCAGCGCGCGCAAGATGGGCGTGTTCATCGAAGTGCTGAGCAGCCGTGCGCCGATCACCGTCAACGGGGCGCGCGTGCAGAGCGAGCACGGGCCGCTGCAGCGCGACGACATCGTGCTGATCGGTGCCTATCGCCTGCGTGTTCTGGCGGAGGCGCCCAGCGAGCACGTGAAGGTTCCGACACAGCCGGCGTCGAACCACGAACTCGCCGCGGCCTCGCCGGAACCCGAGCCGGTCAAGGCGCAGGCAAGCAACGTACCTTCCACCGTGGTGATGCCGCCGGACATGCTGGAGTGGCGCACGCGCGTGCACCAGTCGCTGGTGCGTCAAATGGATCTTCGCCGCGTGGACGTGCGCGGCATGACCGACGAGGAACTGCGCAGCAAGACCGCCGCCCTGATCGAGGAGATCATCGAGCGGGAGTTCGTGGCGGAGTTGCCCAAGTCGATCAATCGTCGCCGATTGGCCAAGGAAGTGCTCGACGAGGCCATCGGCCTCGGGCCGCTGGAAGACCTGCTCGAAGACGACACCGTGACCGAAGTGATGGTCAATTGCCACGACGAGATCTTCATCGAGCGCTCCGGCCGCATCGAGAAGTCGCCGGTGATCTTCACCAACGACATGGCTGTGCTCGCGGCCATCGAGCGCATCGTGGCGCCGATCGGCCGCCGCATCGACGAGAGCTCGCCGATGGTGGATGCGCGCCTCGCCGACGGCTCGCGCGTGAATGCGGTGATTCCCCCGGTTGCTCTGCGCGGGCCGAGCATCAGCATCCGCAAGTTCAGCAAGCGCAAGCTGAGTGGTGACGATCTGCTGAAGTACGGCTCGATCAACGAGGAAATGCTGGAGTTCGTGCAGGTGGCAGTACGCGAGCGTCGCAACATCGTGGTCACCGGCGGTACCGGCTCGGGCAAAACGACGTTGCTGAACATCCTGTCCAACTTCATTCCCGACCACGAGCGCATCGTCACCATCGAGGACGCGGCCGAACTCAAGCTCAACCAGCCCAACCTGGTGGCGATGGAATCGCGCCCGGCCAATGTGGAAGGCAAGGGCCTGATCACCATTCGCGACCTGGTGCGCAACGCCTTGCGCATGCGCCCGGACCGCATCGTGGTCGGCGAGTGCCGCGGCGGCGAGGCGCTGGACATGCTGCAGGCCATGAACACCGGTCACGAAGGTTCGCTGACCACAGCCCATGCCAACTCACCGCGCGATGCGCTCTCGCGCCTGGAGGTGATGGTGATGATGTCGGGCATGGACCTTCCCATGGTGGTGGTGCGCGAGCAGATCGCCTCGGCCATCGATCTGATCATCCACCAGCGCCGTTTTCCCTGCGGTTCGCGCAAGATCACCCACGTTTGCGAGATCACCGGCATCGAGAGCGGGACCATCCAGACGCAGGACCTGTTCGTGTTCCGCGCGCGCGACCAGGGCGGCCCGGGCGGCAAGGTGCGCGGGCAGTTCATGGCCACGGGTTCGGTCCCCGAGTTCTACGAAGAGCTGGCCGCGCGCGGCGTGTCGGTGGACCTGGGCATCTTCCGTCCCGAAGGCGAGGAGCGCTGAGATGCTGGGCATCGCCATTGCCGTGTTTGCCTGCGTCACCTTGGTGGGTTTCCTGATGGCGCGCTCG
The window above is part of the Dyella jiangningensis genome. Proteins encoded here:
- a CDS encoding ATPase, T2SS/T4P/T4SS family, whose translation is MFEVLIETANRDPRQVRCLNTSCGIGRGEDNLVILQGWNIAKEHATLSARKMGVFIEVLSSRAPITVNGARVQSEHGPLQRDDIVLIGAYRLRVLAEAPSEHVKVPTQPASNHELAAASPEPEPVKAQASNVPSTVVMPPDMLEWRTRVHQSLVRQMDLRRVDVRGMTDEELRSKTAALIEEIIEREFVAELPKSINRRRLAKEVLDEAIGLGPLEDLLEDDTVTEVMVNCHDEIFIERSGRIEKSPVIFTNDMAVLAAIERIVAPIGRRIDESSPMVDARLADGSRVNAVIPPVALRGPSISIRKFSKRKLSGDDLLKYGSINEEMLEFVQVAVRERRNIVVTGGTGSGKTTLLNILSNFIPDHERIVTIEDAAELKLNQPNLVAMESRPANVEGKGLITIRDLVRNALRMRPDRIVVGECRGGEALDMLQAMNTGHEGSLTTAHANSPRDALSRLEVMVMMSGMDLPMVVVREQIASAIDLIIHQRRFPCGSRKITHVCEITGIESGTIQTQDLFVFRARDQGGPGGKVRGQFMATGSVPEFYEELAARGVSVDLGIFRPEGEER